A single Nisaea sp. DNA region contains:
- a CDS encoding ATP-binding protein: protein MTASLRKSILALIVLAFTVSLGFGFKHVTTVDETLESRLSENAVWAGAQLQFELGRFRESLYDLTNNGQNASPKETSTRFDILWSRVQVFRKGDLAKLVNASGMKPVVDNIQSQIEEIDSIIADDGFKPQPRPEAVRSILDTGQSITRLSQELTAGIMHGEQVRFVNYIRDRQSAIHDIMVSLVGLFLCGTAFTVSLVLSNRQANKATLAATTAEEAANAARERVTDAIESMAEGFAVIDSVGRCVSANTIFRFFMKRFSGSAPTGDFFETSLETGFTNNALLDPAGRPVNRIMDALRRADGTGFEFIMDDETWVRIETRRATNGTMIVKLADVTDRKRWEIETENAKNTAIRNLEAQSRFLSMMSHEIRTPLNGVLGILQIIIDEPLSQAGRHYVKTALSSAVSLRTVIDDVLDASKIEANEMVLRKEALSLAELSENVLDLMTPLADKSALSLTLTLDPNLPKSVAGDSDRLRQILNNFVSNAIKFTEHGNVALSIDCLSQSDDRCLVRFSVADTGIGIPVENHGDLFRAFKQIDSSYARRFGGTGLGLAISKVLAEKMGGVVDFESAVGKGSCFWFDIPFEVLSSEPWGKQAGPSTSRVLIDLSDRAIADALSTQIKGFGMNVVIGDSSSPQTDGETDVILINDSPLNASTAISPHRHLQVLHAEHMLDDVTEAFDSRTRFLRYPIHPTTLMRELLAPFPPVLVRTEPARLFEDKRSGPLRILLAEDCKTNQLVMRAFLKDFATDIVVVENGKLAVDEALTNTFDLVLMDVSMPEMDGVEATQQIRRVSDIPVIGVTAHAFESALASCRDAGMDQVLTKPLAKQELHSTIKEVLDNRDRTAATLTVTGTGSC from the coding sequence ATGACCGCATCGCTTCGCAAGTCCATTCTCGCACTCATCGTCCTGGCGTTCACCGTTAGCCTTGGTTTTGGCTTCAAGCACGTCACTACCGTCGATGAGACGCTTGAATCGCGACTTTCCGAAAATGCGGTCTGGGCGGGAGCTCAATTACAGTTCGAACTCGGCCGCTTCCGTGAGAGCCTTTACGATCTTACAAACAATGGCCAGAACGCATCTCCCAAGGAAACATCCACGCGTTTCGACATTCTTTGGAGCCGGGTCCAGGTCTTCCGCAAGGGGGATCTTGCCAAGCTTGTGAACGCAAGCGGCATGAAGCCGGTAGTCGACAATATTCAGTCCCAGATCGAGGAAATTGACAGCATCATCGCCGATGATGGTTTCAAACCCCAGCCGCGGCCGGAAGCGGTCAGGAGCATCCTGGACACCGGCCAAAGCATCACCAGGCTATCGCAGGAACTGACCGCGGGAATCATGCATGGCGAGCAAGTTCGGTTCGTCAACTATATCCGCGATCGCCAATCCGCGATCCATGACATCATGGTCTCCCTGGTTGGTCTGTTCCTCTGTGGCACGGCCTTTACCGTCAGCCTGGTTCTTTCAAACCGGCAGGCGAACAAGGCAACGCTGGCAGCGACAACGGCTGAAGAGGCTGCGAATGCGGCTCGCGAACGCGTAACTGACGCCATCGAATCCATGGCCGAAGGGTTCGCTGTCATTGACAGTGTAGGCCGGTGTGTTTCCGCGAATACTATCTTCAGATTCTTCATGAAACGGTTCTCCGGGAGCGCGCCGACAGGAGATTTCTTTGAAACCTCTCTTGAGACAGGTTTCACTAACAACGCGCTGCTTGATCCTGCCGGTCGTCCCGTAAACAGGATCATGGATGCTCTACGACGCGCCGACGGCACCGGTTTTGAATTCATCATGGACGACGAAACCTGGGTTCGGATCGAAACCCGCCGCGCCACGAACGGCACCATGATCGTCAAACTCGCCGACGTGACGGACCGCAAACGCTGGGAAATCGAAACGGAGAACGCGAAGAACACCGCGATCCGCAATCTGGAAGCACAGTCCCGTTTCCTTTCCATGATGAGTCACGAAATCAGAACGCCACTAAACGGTGTCTTGGGCATATTGCAGATCATCATCGATGAACCCCTCTCCCAGGCCGGTCGGCACTACGTAAAGACAGCGCTTAGTTCGGCCGTCTCCCTGCGTACCGTCATTGATGATGTTCTTGATGCTTCGAAGATCGAGGCAAACGAAATGGTTCTCCGGAAGGAAGCGCTGTCACTGGCCGAGCTGTCGGAAAACGTGCTCGATCTGATGACACCGTTGGCGGACAAATCCGCACTGAGCCTTACACTGACACTCGATCCAAATCTGCCGAAATCGGTCGCTGGTGATTCGGACCGCCTCCGCCAGATCCTGAACAATTTTGTAAGCAACGCGATCAAGTTCACCGAACACGGCAACGTTGCACTTTCGATCGACTGTCTGAGCCAAAGCGACGATCGCTGCCTGGTTCGCTTCTCCGTCGCCGACACGGGGATCGGCATTCCGGTAGAGAATCATGGCGATCTGTTCCGAGCGTTCAAGCAGATTGACTCCAGCTACGCACGCCGCTTTGGCGGAACCGGCCTTGGCCTCGCCATATCCAAAGTTCTCGCGGAAAAAATGGGGGGTGTCGTCGACTTCGAAAGCGCTGTCGGTAAAGGTAGCTGTTTCTGGTTCGACATTCCGTTTGAAGTACTCTCAAGCGAACCGTGGGGAAAACAAGCCGGTCCCAGCACGTCCAGGGTGCTCATTGACCTTTCCGATCGTGCGATTGCGGATGCGTTAAGCACCCAGATCAAGGGCTTCGGCATGAATGTCGTCATTGGGGACTCGTCCAGCCCGCAGACAGATGGCGAAACGGATGTGATCTTGATAAACGACAGTCCTCTCAATGCCTCAACCGCAATCAGTCCGCACAGACACCTGCAAGTCCTCCATGCGGAACACATGCTCGACGATGTAACGGAGGCTTTCGACAGCCGTACACGGTTCCTGCGCTATCCGATCCACCCCACAACCCTTATGAGAGAGCTCCTCGCACCGTTCCCGCCCGTTCTCGTCAGGACCGAACCGGCCCGTCTGTTTGAGGATAAGCGGTCAGGGCCACTCAGGATCCTGCTTGCTGAAGATTGCAAGACGAACCAGTTGGTCATGCGTGCCTTTCTGAAAGACTTTGCGACGGATATCGTTGTCGTGGAAAATGGAAAACTGGCCGTGGACGAGGCGCTAACCAACACCTTCGACCTTGTCCTTATGGATGTCTCGATGCCGGAAATGGATGGTGTCGAAGCAACACAGCAGATCCGGCGGGTTAGCGATATTCCGGTGATCGGTGTGACAGCTCACGCATTCGAATCTGCACTGGCATCTTGCAGGGATGCCGGCATGGACCAGGTCCTGACCAAACCGCTGGCCAAGCAGGAACTGCATTCCACCATCAAGGAAGTGCTTGATAACAGGGACAGAACTGCAGCGACACTCACAGTAACTGGAACTGGATCATGTTGA
- a CDS encoding STAS domain-containing protein yields the protein MTGHLLNIEIVEGILRVEVAGALDAETAFHLDQQIIARYTDAAGGIVLDLNRTEFMDSAGVGFVVRLREHAKSASNSFEITGAGGQPRRLLEQIGGISILELKAN from the coding sequence ATGACCGGGCACTTGCTCAATATTGAGATTGTTGAGGGAATTCTTCGGGTTGAGGTTGCCGGTGCGCTCGATGCGGAGACCGCGTTTCATCTCGACCAGCAAATTATCGCCAGATATACGGACGCTGCCGGCGGGATCGTTCTTGATCTCAACCGCACTGAATTTATGGACAGTGCGGGAGTTGGGTTCGTCGTACGATTGCGCGAACATGCGAAGAGTGCATCTAATTCATTTGAGATAACCGGTGCCGGCGGCCAACCCAGACGATTGCTTGAACAGATCGGCGGGATCTCGATACTGGAACTAAAAGCGAATTGA
- a CDS encoding oxidoreductase, producing the protein MHSATESLFTTHTENANKLIQRNFMDKAKTERSLRPVVSRSIQKEIPMIARRSLIALFAGVVSLFATSTYGEMQRPQNDVILEVSGKIAVMNEGSKATFDRAMLMTLPQREIRTTTAWTDGVQIFQGPLIRDVLKFVQADGSNLRAIALNDYAITIPTSDFEKYDAILALLMNGEEMSVREKGPIWIVYPRDQHNELQSAEYNEKWIWQLNRIVVE; encoded by the coding sequence TTGCATTCTGCAACGGAATCGCTTTTCACAACTCACACAGAAAATGCTAACAAACTGATTCAACGTAATTTTATGGATAAAGCGAAGACGGAACGAAGTTTGCGTCCGGTGGTGAGTAGATCAATTCAGAAGGAGATCCCAATGATCGCTCGCCGCTCTCTCATTGCCTTGTTCGCCGGAGTGGTGTCGCTGTTTGCGACATCGACGTATGGCGAAATGCAACGCCCGCAGAATGACGTCATTTTGGAAGTGTCGGGCAAGATCGCCGTCATGAATGAAGGCAGTAAGGCAACGTTCGACAGGGCGATGCTTATGACTCTGCCGCAGAGGGAAATCCGCACCACAACGGCCTGGACCGACGGTGTCCAGATATTCCAGGGCCCGCTGATCCGCGACGTTCTGAAATTCGTTCAGGCGGATGGGTCTAATCTGCGCGCGATCGCGCTCAATGACTACGCGATCACCATCCCGACATCGGATTTCGAAAAGTATGACGCCATTCTCGCGCTGCTGATGAACGGCGAGGAAATGTCCGTTCGGGAAAAAGGACCGATCTGGATCGTTTATCCGCGCGACCAACACAACGAGCTGCAGAGCGCTGAATACAACGAGAAATGGATCTGGCAGCTCAACCGGATTGTTGTTGAATAA
- a CDS encoding SLBB domain-containing protein, which produces MRAFRLTRGALQIVFAALLFVALSATAEAEGLLGPGDVLSLSLPGEEGVTGAFPLDDQGRVMLPEIGHVNLMGLSVEKAKAKLSEALSKVYRNTESFDATLKEHRKLVTVLGYVRQPGTVDLSGDAGVQEAVTAAGGLVPGAQLDRMQLRRDGRNETFNFKKYLDTGDTTLIPALRTMDTVFVPASPLTGNVQVEFDARTLTEGGDAAENKTGVKIFGEVRSPGAYGYADGQSVVDLIMRAGGVTRYAAVEQIRVITNGEPQPFNLKLYLDTGDTSTIPSVGPGSTIFVPIETVGVKKGSRIVYVMGEVFKPGAFEVQDETSFLDVLANSGGPTRFADTKRVRILRKNGTAEPFDLAMYSEVGGSGVTLPQLFPGDSIFVPEKLDLNEKSWLKVAPSRAVHVMGQVAKPGRFEWSDEMTFMDLLAHAGGPTPRADIGAIQITMPSDDGTVRSVRFDLDKYLKNGGKLSDVPTIMAGYTIMVPELPWDPKDNKSQWMRQPAERSLYVFGAVKAPGRYAFDPSLNLLDILSAADGPTPSADLHSIRINHRGEEKTRVSTVDLELYFRTGDEMLLPGIKPGDAVFVPERGREWIDKSKERTVRVLGSVGKPGRYVFSDEMTILDLLAEAGGPTGTALQDKILVVNLSCCRDQARTFDLIDFAKSGDVRMLPLVRPGDTVYVPDKSQDNWTRFTGFVKDAGQLLALFALAGVL; this is translated from the coding sequence ATGCGAGCATTCAGGTTGACCCGAGGAGCCCTGCAGATCGTTTTCGCGGCGCTTCTCTTCGTTGCTCTTTCGGCAACAGCCGAAGCCGAAGGCCTGCTTGGTCCCGGCGACGTGCTGAGCCTGAGCCTGCCCGGGGAAGAAGGCGTCACAGGCGCCTTCCCACTCGATGACCAGGGCCGCGTCATGCTGCCCGAGATTGGCCATGTCAATTTGATGGGGCTGTCGGTAGAGAAGGCAAAAGCGAAACTGTCCGAGGCGCTGTCTAAGGTTTACCGGAATACCGAGAGTTTCGATGCCACGCTCAAGGAACACAGAAAACTGGTCACAGTCCTGGGCTATGTGCGTCAGCCGGGTACGGTCGACCTTTCCGGCGATGCGGGTGTCCAGGAGGCGGTCACGGCAGCTGGTGGGCTCGTCCCTGGTGCCCAGCTCGACCGGATGCAGCTCCGCCGTGACGGTCGCAACGAGACGTTCAATTTCAAGAAATACCTCGATACCGGAGATACGACACTGATCCCGGCGCTACGGACCATGGACACGGTTTTTGTCCCTGCTTCGCCGCTTACCGGCAATGTGCAGGTTGAGTTCGATGCGCGCACGCTTACAGAAGGCGGCGACGCGGCAGAGAACAAGACGGGGGTCAAGATTTTCGGCGAAGTCCGCTCGCCCGGCGCATATGGCTACGCTGACGGGCAAAGCGTGGTCGATCTGATCATGCGGGCAGGGGGGGTGACCCGCTATGCCGCCGTGGAACAGATCCGGGTGATCACGAACGGAGAACCGCAGCCTTTCAATCTCAAGCTTTACCTTGATACCGGTGATACCTCCACGATCCCTTCGGTCGGGCCGGGTTCGACCATCTTCGTGCCAATTGAAACCGTTGGAGTGAAGAAAGGCTCGCGCATCGTCTACGTCATGGGCGAGGTGTTCAAGCCGGGCGCATTCGAAGTGCAGGACGAGACCTCATTCCTCGATGTGCTTGCGAATTCCGGTGGTCCGACGCGCTTTGCCGACACCAAGCGGGTACGCATCCTGCGGAAAAACGGGACGGCAGAACCATTTGATCTGGCAATGTATTCCGAAGTCGGTGGCTCTGGCGTTACGCTACCGCAATTGTTCCCGGGCGACTCCATCTTTGTGCCTGAGAAACTGGACCTGAACGAAAAGTCTTGGCTGAAGGTAGCTCCTTCTCGTGCCGTCCATGTGATGGGCCAGGTTGCCAAGCCGGGACGCTTCGAGTGGTCCGACGAGATGACGTTCATGGATCTTCTGGCGCATGCCGGGGGGCCGACCCCGCGCGCTGATATCGGGGCCATCCAGATCACGATGCCGTCGGACGACGGAACCGTCCGAAGCGTCCGCTTCGATCTCGATAAATATCTCAAGAACGGCGGCAAACTATCCGATGTACCGACGATCATGGCCGGCTACACGATTATGGTGCCGGAACTTCCCTGGGATCCGAAGGACAACAAGAGCCAGTGGATGCGGCAGCCTGCCGAACGCTCGCTCTATGTTTTCGGAGCCGTCAAGGCGCCGGGGCGCTATGCCTTCGATCCGTCCCTGAATCTGCTGGATATTCTTTCAGCCGCCGACGGACCGACCCCGAGTGCTGATCTGCACAGCATACGGATCAATCATCGCGGAGAGGAGAAGACCCGGGTTTCCACTGTCGATCTCGAGCTCTATTTCCGAACCGGGGATGAAATGCTGCTGCCTGGCATCAAGCCTGGTGACGCGGTTTTTGTCCCTGAGCGCGGCCGTGAGTGGATCGACAAGTCCAAGGAACGCACGGTTCGGGTCCTAGGCTCGGTCGGTAAGCCTGGCCGCTACGTATTCAGTGACGAGATGACAATTCTCGATCTGCTGGCCGAGGCCGGTGGGCCGACGGGGACCGCTCTTCAGGACAAGATCCTTGTCGTTAATCTTTCCTGCTGCCGCGATCAGGCCAGGACCTTCGATTTGATCGATTTCGCAAAGAGCGGCGATGTCCGCATGCTTCCCTTGGTTCGTCCGGGCGACACCGTTTACGTGCCCGATAAGTCGCAGGACAACTGGACCCGCTTCACGGGCTTCGTGAAGGATGCAGGTCAATTGCTCGCCTTGTTCGCCCTTGCCGGCGTGCTCTGA
- a CDS encoding AAA family ATPase, giving the protein MIPANYTEIDTLYRHIVSRNVRRFAVASVSPGEGATTLAYSLARRASRAGKRVLLIDLNVYKPSLGALLGVERVEWNPNIEDLTDKIVNFGSDGMSVLPAPLDEPLSPAFRETGSLERMLDRLEESYDLIVLDIAPLLLSNARNVPPFTVSRAARTVLLAVMMRVTRQANLERATALLADEGISILGVAASDRDNPSLGAELEREAMRLNPVFPAGANWLARQIRKVGFLYERP; this is encoded by the coding sequence ATGATCCCCGCCAATTACACTGAAATAGATACGCTCTACAGGCATATCGTCTCCCGCAATGTGCGCCGCTTCGCCGTCGCTTCGGTCAGCCCGGGCGAGGGTGCCACCACGCTGGCCTACAGTCTCGCACGGCGTGCAAGCCGCGCCGGAAAACGGGTCCTGCTGATCGATCTGAATGTTTACAAGCCGTCTCTTGGCGCGTTGCTTGGGGTGGAACGGGTAGAATGGAACCCGAACATCGAGGACCTGACGGACAAGATCGTCAATTTCGGCAGCGACGGCATGTCGGTATTACCGGCACCACTGGATGAGCCTCTTTCTCCGGCCTTCCGGGAGACCGGTTCACTGGAGCGCATGCTGGACCGGCTTGAGGAGAGTTACGACCTGATCGTCCTGGACATCGCGCCGCTGTTGCTGAGCAATGCGCGAAATGTGCCGCCTTTCACCGTCTCCCGTGCGGCCAGGACCGTACTCCTCGCGGTGATGATGCGGGTAACCAGGCAGGCCAATCTTGAGCGTGCGACGGCCTTGCTCGCCGATGAAGGCATATCCATCCTCGGTGTTGCCGCCAGCGACCGGGATAATCCATCTCTCGGGGCGGAACTTGAGCGCGAGGCTATGCGGCTGAACCCTGTCTTTCCTGCCGGCGCCAATTGGCTGGCACGTCAAATTCGCAAAGTGGGATTCCTTTATGAACGACCCTAG
- a CDS encoding SpoIIE family protein phosphatase has protein sequence MLTFSKTYGPELVETRRLREDIAPVLESSSLSGNRINDLILVLVEAFTNIVRHAKPLPTEICVSVETEDGNLIISVSDNGPYFTGFETARETARSLGDLAMMECGMGLNLIFSLTSSVAYLSSESHNELVVREPLPASERKTIVAIDDDPVGLKLIEAFLGDLYEVHPFNKGSEALDHINSEHPDLIISDIDMPDLNGLELRESLRFDPATALIPFIFLTGVIDEKIHDEANDLDIDDFVEKPTSKGKLVRTVDRVLKRSSRIRQSAAAAFEASVTNSLRSSTPAELGRFHFFAEEIAASAGGGDFMVHVSGDDFLTVVLLDVMGHGIPAKVFAHAYSGYVQSIMSLDETARDPARVLQGLSSHVARDTRLTSTIVTAVAATFSDSGKVVVASAGHPRPLVYLQGTGWRPVPISGVLPGLSNELPETKTLQLGSGDALLLFTDGISEALCRERPEDALLSALGGLPPPDSATLTKLNEIADKAGHGREQDQDDRSTFLAVAR, from the coding sequence ATGTTGACATTTTCCAAGACATACGGTCCGGAACTTGTTGAAACCCGTCGTCTGCGGGAAGACATCGCGCCAGTGTTGGAGAGCAGCAGTCTCTCCGGAAACCGGATCAACGACCTGATTCTCGTTCTGGTGGAAGCCTTCACGAATATTGTCCGGCACGCAAAACCGCTACCGACTGAAATTTGTGTTTCTGTCGAGACCGAGGACGGCAATCTCATCATCAGCGTCAGTGACAATGGCCCCTATTTTACCGGGTTTGAGACTGCCCGCGAAACGGCTCGGAGCCTCGGTGACCTGGCAATGATGGAATGCGGCATGGGCCTCAACCTCATTTTCAGCCTCACCAGTTCTGTTGCCTATCTGTCATCCGAAAGCCACAATGAGCTTGTCGTTCGCGAGCCGCTGCCTGCTTCCGAGCGGAAAACGATTGTCGCAATCGACGACGACCCGGTCGGCCTCAAGTTGATCGAGGCTTTCCTCGGAGACCTTTACGAGGTTCACCCGTTCAACAAAGGCAGTGAAGCGCTCGACCATATCAACAGCGAACATCCGGACCTGATCATCTCCGATATCGATATGCCTGACTTGAACGGCCTTGAGCTTCGTGAGTCGCTCCGTTTCGACCCCGCAACCGCTCTAATTCCGTTCATCTTCCTGACCGGAGTCATTGATGAGAAGATCCACGACGAAGCAAACGACCTGGACATCGACGACTTCGTGGAAAAACCCACATCGAAGGGAAAGCTGGTTCGAACCGTCGACCGGGTTCTGAAGCGATCTTCCCGGATTAGGCAATCGGCAGCCGCTGCATTCGAGGCGAGTGTTACCAACTCACTGCGTTCCAGCACGCCCGCTGAACTCGGCCGCTTCCATTTTTTCGCGGAGGAGATAGCAGCATCGGCGGGTGGCGGAGACTTCATGGTTCACGTCAGCGGCGACGATTTCCTTACAGTCGTATTGCTCGATGTGATGGGGCACGGCATTCCGGCAAAAGTGTTCGCACATGCCTATTCTGGCTACGTCCAGTCGATCATGTCGCTCGACGAAACGGCCCGAGACCCCGCCCGCGTACTGCAGGGGTTATCCAGCCATGTGGCGCGGGATACCCGATTGACCTCGACCATTGTCACAGCAGTCGCTGCAACCTTCAGCGACAGCGGCAAGGTAGTCGTTGCCTCCGCCGGGCACCCCCGACCACTCGTCTATCTGCAAGGCACAGGGTGGCGCCCGGTACCGATCAGTGGGGTCCTGCCAGGGCTCTCTAACGAGTTGCCCGAGACGAAGACACTCCAACTTGGAAGCGGCGACGCCCTGTTGCTGTTTACGGACGGTATCAGCGAGGCTCTGTGTCGCGAGCGCCCAGAAGATGCACTGCTGAGCGCGCTCGGAGGGCTGCCGCCTCCGGATAGCGCCACGCTCACAAAGCTCAACGAGATCGCGGACAAAGCCGGACACGGCCGCGAACAGGATCAGGATGACAGATCGACTTTTCTTGCCGTTGCCAGATAA
- a CDS encoding NAD-dependent epimerase/dehydratase family protein yields MQYLVTGGCGFIGSHLVDKLLADGHSVLVLDDLSTGSLDNLNPEAEFVRGCITDQAAVDAAMRNVDGVFHLAAIASVARSNEEWSWTHKVNLTGFVHVADAARARKCPVVYASSAAIYGDNCALPLSETDEPRPMTAYGADKLGCELHGRVGALIHGIPTTGLRFFNVYGPRQDPKSPYSGVISIFADRVMRGEPLKVFGDGHQTRDFVYVGDVVRCLDAAMQTPVRGARVFNVCTGRATSIRELAHLVMMAAGREVAVRYLEARAGDIHASIGDPRRLRSAFGFKPETSVGTGLMQLLSSLGVGEKAA; encoded by the coding sequence ATGCAATATCTCGTCACGGGCGGATGCGGCTTCATCGGGTCCCATCTCGTCGATAAACTTCTTGCCGATGGCCATTCGGTTCTGGTTCTGGACGATCTTTCTACCGGTTCTCTCGACAATCTTAATCCCGAGGCGGAATTTGTCCGTGGTTGCATCACCGACCAGGCCGCTGTTGACGCGGCCATGCGTAATGTTGACGGGGTATTTCATCTGGCCGCTATCGCTTCGGTCGCCCGTTCCAACGAAGAATGGAGCTGGACCCACAAGGTCAACCTAACGGGCTTTGTCCATGTCGCCGACGCGGCGCGCGCCCGCAAATGTCCCGTTGTCTATGCTTCTTCAGCCGCGATCTATGGAGACAATTGCGCTTTGCCGCTGAGCGAGACGGATGAGCCGCGGCCTATGACGGCTTACGGAGCAGACAAGCTGGGCTGCGAGTTGCACGGTCGGGTGGGTGCCCTTATTCACGGCATTCCGACGACGGGATTGCGGTTTTTCAACGTTTATGGCCCGCGTCAGGATCCCAAATCTCCCTATAGCGGGGTGATCTCGATCTTTGCCGACCGGGTCATGCGTGGGGAGCCGCTGAAGGTCTTCGGCGACGGGCACCAGACCCGTGATTTTGTTTATGTGGGCGACGTGGTGCGCTGTCTTGACGCCGCAATGCAGACCCCAGTTCGGGGCGCCCGTGTCTTCAACGTGTGCACCGGGCGAGCGACGTCGATCCGCGAGCTTGCGCATCTCGTCATGATGGCCGCCGGCCGTGAAGTTGCCGTGCGCTATCTTGAAGCCCGCGCAGGAGATATCCATGCCTCAATCGGCGATCCAAGGAGACTCAGGTCAGCTTTCGGGTTCAAACCGGAGACTTCGGTTGGGACCGGCCTGATGCAGCTGTTGTCATCGTTGGGTGTAGGAGAGAAAGCCGCCTGA
- a CDS encoding sigma-54 dependent transcriptional regulator: protein MPETVEALIVEDSPSISRMLESWLAEEGISCHVTDSLAKAMEFVNRTPPSVALVDLGLPDGDGMDLIREISEKEIPVYPIVITGQGSLNVAVEAMKAGARDFIVKPPNKTRFVVSVRNGLETQRLLEDVTTLRETFAQDRFHGFIGSSTAMQAVYKTIEAGATSKATVFITGESGTGKELTAEALHRQGSRKNAPFVALNCGAIPRDLMESEIFGHVKGAFTGATTDREGAAARSDKGTLFLDEICEMDFELQVKLLRFIQTGTFQKVGGSNTVSVDVRFVCATNRDPWEEVQAGRFREDLYYRLHVIPLQLPPLRARGGDGLEIAKNFLQTMSKEEGKNFERFSDDVAQIILGFEWPGNVRQLQNVIRNMVVLNDGDTVTREMLPPPLDRFDPRTAPRFQHETHSSAPAVGGPAPIASPADIRPLWIMERDTIENAITICDGNIQKAARLLDISPSTIYRKRVTWEELEAQGAGQPAPASAAY from the coding sequence ATGCCTGAAACCGTTGAAGCCCTGATTGTCGAGGACAGTCCCTCGATCAGCCGGATGCTGGAAAGCTGGCTTGCGGAAGAAGGCATCTCTTGCCACGTGACGGATAGTCTCGCCAAGGCAATGGAGTTCGTTAACCGGACACCTCCCAGCGTCGCGCTTGTCGACCTGGGGCTTCCCGACGGAGATGGCATGGATCTGATCCGGGAGATCTCGGAAAAGGAAATCCCCGTCTACCCGATCGTGATCACCGGTCAGGGCTCGCTGAATGTCGCTGTCGAAGCCATGAAGGCCGGGGCCCGCGATTTCATCGTCAAGCCACCGAACAAGACACGATTTGTCGTCAGCGTGCGCAACGGTCTAGAGACACAACGCCTCCTCGAAGATGTCACCACATTGCGCGAAACCTTCGCGCAGGACAGATTTCACGGCTTTATCGGCTCCTCAACCGCCATGCAGGCGGTCTACAAGACAATCGAGGCGGGAGCCACATCCAAGGCAACGGTTTTCATCACGGGAGAAAGCGGGACCGGCAAGGAGCTTACCGCTGAAGCCCTGCACCGCCAGGGATCACGCAAGAACGCTCCCTTCGTGGCCCTGAACTGCGGTGCCATTCCGCGGGACCTCATGGAGTCCGAGATTTTCGGGCATGTCAAAGGTGCCTTCACCGGAGCGACGACTGACCGCGAAGGAGCCGCCGCCCGGTCGGACAAGGGCACCCTATTCCTGGACGAAATCTGCGAAATGGATTTCGAACTTCAGGTAAAACTTCTTCGCTTCATCCAGACAGGGACCTTCCAGAAGGTTGGGGGATCAAACACCGTTTCCGTTGATGTGCGCTTTGTTTGTGCAACCAACCGGGACCCTTGGGAGGAAGTGCAGGCAGGTCGTTTCCGCGAGGATCTTTACTACCGTCTGCACGTTATCCCCCTGCAGCTCCCGCCTCTGCGGGCGCGGGGCGGCGACGGCTTGGAAATTGCCAAGAACTTCCTCCAGACGATGAGCAAGGAAGAAGGCAAAAACTTCGAACGTTTCTCGGACGATGTCGCGCAGATTATTCTCGGCTTTGAGTGGCCCGGTAATGTGCGGCAGTTGCAGAACGTGATCCGTAACATGGTCGTGCTGAATGACGGCGACACGGTCACACGGGAAATGCTGCCGCCGCCACTGGACCGTTTCGATCCGAGGACAGCACCGCGCTTTCAACATGAAACACATTCCAGCGCGCCGGCAGTCGGTGGACCCGCGCCGATTGCCAGTCCGGCTGACATTCGGCCGCTATGGATTATGGAACGGGACACGATCGAGAACGCGATCACGATTTGCGACGGTAACATTCAGAAAGCCGCGCGCCTGCTCGACATCAGCCCGTCCACGATCTACAGGAAACGTGTCACCTGGGAGGAGCTTGAAGCGCAAGGCGCCGGGCAGCCGGCTCCCGCCAGTGCCGCTTACTAG